The following proteins come from a genomic window of Mauremys mutica isolate MM-2020 ecotype Southern chromosome 7, ASM2049712v1, whole genome shotgun sequence:
- the C7H11orf98 gene encoding LOW QUALITY PROTEIN: uncharacterized protein C11orf98 homolog (The sequence of the model RefSeq protein was modified relative to this genomic sequence to represent the inferred CDS: deleted 1 base in 1 codon): MNRKTSVMITSRVVTFQDPEVLSSGPRDQAHELKKNLFKRRRVLSKEKRRKHQITGAVVDKGLITIHHLKKRASSSRANITLSGKKRRKLMKQIRHAAKEKATMQVEAVNLAQTKKITGSGMRKKPAASQDVEMKEAEAGQLNH, from the exons ATGAACCGGAAGACAAGTGTGATGATCACATCACGGGTTGTAACCTTCCAGGACCCGGAAGTGCTTTCGTCG GGACCGCGAGACCAGGCCCAC GAGCTGAAAAAAAACCTCTTTAAAAGACGCCGGGTTTTAAGCAAAGAGAAAAGAAGGAAGCATCAGATCACAGGAGCTGTGGTGGACAAGGGGCTGATCACCATCCACCACCTGAAGAAGCGTGC TTCCAGCTCGCGAGCCAACATCACCCTCTCAGGGAAGAAGCGAAGGAAGCTGATGAAGCAGATCCGTCATGCTGCCAAGGAGAAAGCCACCATGCAGG TTGAAGCTGTGAACCTGgcacagacaaaaaaaatcactggCAGTGGGATGAGGAAGAAACCTGCAGCCTCCCAAGACGTGGAGATGAAGGAAGCAGAGGCTGGACAGCTGAACCACTGA
- the CSKMT gene encoding citrate synthase-lysine N-methyltransferase CSKMT, mitochondrial isoform X1, with the protein MAVLMLAPRRGPALGPLLRPLCSWADGLLHSMAQPGTWDRFYTQQDTAGTPSHFNWFFDYTAISGLLLPALQGCNPPEPNPSPIRVLEVGCGTSDLSLGLYRESPHPVHISCVDVSPVAIRSLRRLVEEVPPPRHPLSQLHLHVADATDLEGGDFGDGSFHLVLDKGTCDSLLRCAQGPGQARQLVAECLRVLCPGGSLLQFSDEDPDARVPFLEQAGGPGVTVQEVGHIGGMCYYVYTLCRPALETPTTGALN; encoded by the exons ATGGCAGTGCTCATGCTCGCCccgcggcgcggcccggccctggGGCCCCTGCTCCGGCCGCTCTGCTCCTGGGCAG ATGGCCTGCTCCACAGCATGGCCCAGCCTGGCACATGGGACCGCTTCTACACGCAACAGGACACAGCTGGCACCCCCAGCCATTTCAACTGGTTCTTCGACTACACGGCCATCTCTGGGCTCCTGCTCCCGGCCCTGCAGGGGTGCAACCCCCCTGAACCCAATCCCAGCCCCATTCGGGTGCTCGAAGTCGGCTGTGGCACTTCAGATCTGAGCCTGGGGCTATACCGGGAGTCCCCACACCCTGTCCACATCTCCTGTGTGGATGTGTCCCCTGTGGCCATCAGGTCTCTTCGCCGGCTGGTCGAGGAGGTCCCCCCACCCCGACACCCCCTCTCCCAGCTTCACCTCCATGTAGCTGATGCCACTGACCTTGAAGGGGGTGACTTTGGGGATGGTTCTTTCCACCTGGTGCTGGACAAAGGCACATGTGATTCACTGCTGCGCTGCGcccaggggccaggccaggccaggcagctGGTGGCCGAGTGCCTCCGGGTGCTGTGCCCTGGGGGCAGCTTGCTGCAGTTTTCAGACGAGGACCCGGATGCCAGGGTCCCTTtcctggagcaggctggggggcctGGCGTGACAGTGCAGGAAGTCGGGCACATTGGTGGCATGTGCTACTATGTCTACACGCTCTGCCGGCCGGCCCTGGAGACACCAACCACTGGGGCACTGAACTAG
- the CSKMT gene encoding citrate synthase-lysine N-methyltransferase CSKMT, mitochondrial isoform X2: protein MAQPGTWDRFYTQQDTAGTPSHFNWFFDYTAISGLLLPALQGCNPPEPNPSPIRVLEVGCGTSDLSLGLYRESPHPVHISCVDVSPVAIRSLRRLVEEVPPPRHPLSQLHLHVADATDLEGGDFGDGSFHLVLDKGTCDSLLRCAQGPGQARQLVAECLRVLCPGGSLLQFSDEDPDARVPFLEQAGGPGVTVQEVGHIGGMCYYVYTLCRPALETPTTGALN from the coding sequence ATGGCCCAGCCTGGCACATGGGACCGCTTCTACACGCAACAGGACACAGCTGGCACCCCCAGCCATTTCAACTGGTTCTTCGACTACACGGCCATCTCTGGGCTCCTGCTCCCGGCCCTGCAGGGGTGCAACCCCCCTGAACCCAATCCCAGCCCCATTCGGGTGCTCGAAGTCGGCTGTGGCACTTCAGATCTGAGCCTGGGGCTATACCGGGAGTCCCCACACCCTGTCCACATCTCCTGTGTGGATGTGTCCCCTGTGGCCATCAGGTCTCTTCGCCGGCTGGTCGAGGAGGTCCCCCCACCCCGACACCCCCTCTCCCAGCTTCACCTCCATGTAGCTGATGCCACTGACCTTGAAGGGGGTGACTTTGGGGATGGTTCTTTCCACCTGGTGCTGGACAAAGGCACATGTGATTCACTGCTGCGCTGCGcccaggggccaggccaggccaggcagctGGTGGCCGAGTGCCTCCGGGTGCTGTGCCCTGGGGGCAGCTTGCTGCAGTTTTCAGACGAGGACCCGGATGCCAGGGTCCCTTtcctggagcaggctggggggcctGGCGTGACAGTGCAGGAAGTCGGGCACATTGGTGGCATGTGCTACTATGTCTACACGCTCTGCCGGCCGGCCCTGGAGACACCAACCACTGGGGCACTGAACTAG